CGGACATGGTGCACTACGGCCTGCCGGGTGGGCCGGTACATGACGCCAGCGTGATTGCTTACTTACTCAAACCTGAGCTGTTCTCCGGTAAGCAAGTCAATCTGACTATCGACAGTCGCGAGGGTATTACGTTCGGCCAGACCGTGGTTGACTGGTACGACACGCTCAAACAAGACAAAAACGTATTCTGGGTTGAGAACGGCGATGCCCAAGGTTTTTTTGATCTGCTGACTACGCGACTGGGTCGTTTGAAGTAACACAGCTGGTTTCCTGAATGCGGTCGGCGAAAATGTCGTTGGCTAGCGACCTTTACTCATCAGTGTGTCCCGCCGGGTATCTCTCGAAAACTTGGCTGATAAATACTTGGGCGCTTTCGGTGCCCAGTTCTTTAACCAGCAGGTCTATGCCGATAATTGCCATTTCTTCGGCGCTACCGGGGCTATACGAGCATTGTCCCTGAGGCCATTTGGCCTTGATGTCAGCGTCGATTGATACGATTGCCATTTCTATCTCATTGATTCCAAAAAAAGGCTCGCGCAGCTATTTCGCAGCAATACCGCACGCTAAAGCGGGTCAGTAAAGCATCTTGACCATCATTTGACACTCAGACTTAGGCATGAAGCGAGGTTCATGCCAGACTTATTGAAAAGTTATGAGGTTGCCGACGTGCAAATTAATCTGAACAACCCTGCCAGTTTCACTTTAGATGCCGTGCGCCAACTGATCGCCGCAGGCAACGATGATGTTCACAACCAATTGCGCGTGACCAAGACCGGTAGCGCTTATATCTCGTCGTCGGCGGTAGGCGGTGTCGATATAGACGGCTTGCTGTTCCGCCTCGAAACATGGTCGGCGGGCTCCGGATGTGTAGGACCTATCCCCGCCAGCGATGCGGTGTGGGTCATGCAGATATTCAATGCGCTGAAGGACAATTGGGCTAATCCAAGGTTTGATTATGTGGATGTGTATTGAACACGTTTAGACACGATTGGATTGCGCGTCGGATAACCGGCTGAGGCAGACTCCCACCGAAAACCGTTTATTAGAAAGGAGGTTATATGCCTTGGAAGTTCGCACCGTTGGGGTGTCTCATCGCCGCAGCCGCACTGGCCGGGTGCAGCACTCAACCAGAACCGGTTCAGGCACCGGAAGCTGAGGTTGGGCACAGCAACTGCAACGCTGCCGCCGCTAATTTCGCGGTCGGCAAGAAAGCATCCCCCGAACTGTTGGAGCAGGCTCGGATCAAGGCCGGGGCCTGGAGCGTTCGATTGCTAAAGCCCGATACCATCGTGACGCTGGATTACCGTTCGGACCGTTTGAATCTCAATGCCGATGACTTGGCGACAATTAATCGCGTCAATTGCGGCTAATGCTGGACGGGGCGCTTCTGTTTTGCCCATAAAAAACCCCGTCACGTGGACGGGGTTCTTCACAAACTCAAGAGCTTGGCTCGGGCAGATTACTCGCCGCGAACCTGAGCAGCTTGCATGCCCTTCTGGCCTTTCTCAGCCACGAACGAAACGGTCTGGCCTTCTTTCAGACTTTTGAAACCGTCGCTTTCGATAGCTTTGAAGTGTACGAACAGGTCGTCACCGCCACCCTGAGGAGTGATAAAGCCGAAGCCTTTTTCATCGTTGAACCATTTTACGGTGCCGGTTTGGCGATTAGACATGGTGTATCTCCAAGAACATAATTTTTCAGTAGTACTGTGCTGCTCAGGCCAACTGGGCACACCGAGGTATCATAGTCGAAATGTTTGGGTGTAGAGCGTTTTCGCACCATTGTTTACACACGCAATACACCTTAGGTAGGAGGCATTCCTGTTGAAAGCCCCGATCTACGGGGCTTTTACCCCATTTAGACAGCTTTAAAAAAATCCACTTTCGCTGTAAAAAAGTGAAAAAAAGCTATAAATCGGTCGGGTATTGCTCCTTTCGACCGCTAAATATTCTATTTTCGCGGGCACGCCGTATCGACTTCTTTCAGCAACTTCGCACGTGCAGCGCGGCCTGTTTCCGTTTGGTCATCAAGTGCCTTCATTTCGGCGGGGCTGAGTTTTTTCTCGGCGGTATCCGCCCCGCAGTCACAATGCGCCTGAGCTGAGGCCTGGCCGAGATTTTTGCTAGCAATACCAACGCAGTCATTAACGAATTGAGCGCGTCCACCACCTGGCCA
The nucleotide sequence above comes from Pseudomonas sp. AB6. Encoded proteins:
- a CDS encoding I78 family peptidase inhibitor; amino-acid sequence: MPWKFAPLGCLIAAAALAGCSTQPEPVQAPEAEVGHSNCNAAAANFAVGKKASPELLEQARIKAGAWSVRLLKPDTIVTLDYRSDRLNLNADDLATINRVNCG
- a CDS encoding cold-shock protein; translation: MSNRQTGTVKWFNDEKGFGFITPQGGGDDLFVHFKAIESDGFKSLKEGQTVSFVAEKGQKGMQAAQVRGE